Proteins found in one Bacteroidales bacterium WCE2008 genomic segment:
- a CDS encoding aspartate-semialdehyde dehydrogenase, which produces MKVAVVGVTGLVGTRMMEVLEERNFPVSEFFPVASERSVGRKVVFKGKEYDVISAEAAIAARPDVAIFSAGGGPSRDLAPKFAEVGCRVVDNSSYWRMDPTKKLVIPEINPDVLSPDDYIIANPNCSTIQMLLPLAPLHRKYIIKRIVVSTYQSVTGSGNKAVAQMEAERNGGKWGEYPAFYNYPIDQNVIPHIDVFLEDGYTKEERKMMDETHKILGDDKIGVSATTARVPVIGGHSESINLEFEREFDLAEVRRIWENTPGVTVVDNPAKNEYPMPLYALGKDDVFVGRLRRDPSVQNGLNFWCVSDNIRKGAATNAIQIAEVLIEKGFLPRY; this is translated from the coding sequence ATGAAAGTTGCAGTAGTAGGTGTCACCGGCCTTGTCGGGACAAGAATGATGGAAGTTCTTGAAGAAAGGAACTTCCCTGTAAGCGAATTCTTCCCTGTCGCTTCAGAAAGATCTGTTGGTAGAAAAGTAGTTTTCAAAGGGAAGGAATATGACGTGATCAGTGCAGAGGCTGCGATTGCAGCCCGCCCTGATGTCGCCATATTTTCAGCAGGAGGCGGCCCTTCGAGGGATCTTGCCCCTAAGTTTGCGGAAGTAGGCTGCCGCGTAGTCGATAATTCCTCTTACTGGAGGATGGACCCGACCAAGAAACTGGTCATCCCGGAGATCAACCCGGACGTCCTCTCCCCTGACGACTACATCATCGCCAACCCGAACTGCTCTACGATCCAGATGCTCCTGCCTCTGGCTCCGCTGCACCGCAAGTATATCATCAAGCGCATCGTCGTTTCGACTTACCAGTCCGTTACCGGTTCCGGCAACAAGGCTGTAGCCCAGATGGAAGCCGAGAGAAATGGTGGGAAGTGGGGTGAATACCCTGCCTTCTACAACTATCCTATCGACCAGAACGTCATTCCCCACATCGACGTTTTCCTCGAGGACGGCTATACCAAGGAAGAGCGCAAGATGATGGACGAGACCCACAAGATTCTCGGCGACGACAAGATCGGCGTATCCGCAACGACAGCCCGCGTACCGGTCATCGGCGGTCACTCCGAGTCAATCAACCTCGAGTTCGAGCGCGAGTTCGACCTCGCCGAAGTCCGTCGCATCTGGGAGAATACTCCTGGAGTCACTGTTGTCGACAATCCTGCCAAGAACGAGTATCCAATGCCGCTTTACGCCCTCGGAAAGGACGACGTGTTCGTCGGCCGTCTCCGCCGCGACCCTTCAGTCCAGAACGGACTCAACTTCTGGTGCGTGTCGGACAATATCCGCAAGGGAGCAGCCACAAATGCAATCCAGATTGCAGAAGTACTTATCGAAAAAGGATTCCTGCCAAGATACTAG